From the Pseudomonadales bacterium genome, the window TCGCATCAACAGCCGCCTGCACATCATCTACAGCAATTGCGATATGCCCGTAAGCATTCCCCATTTCATAACTGTGCACACCCCAGTTGTAAGTAAGTTCAATCACGGTGGTTTCTGATTCAGCTCCGTAACCGAGAAACGCCAAAGTGAATTGACCGTCGGGATAATCCTGCTGCCGCAATAAACGCATGCCCAACACATCGGTGTAAAACGCAATCGAGCGCGGTAAATCGGTAACGCGCAACATGGTGTGCAATAAACGCATCTCAAACCTCTTTCACAATTTTGCGAATGACATAGCGATACTGATCGCCCTCTTGCGTTTGCACCAACAATTCGTGCCCCAAAAAATGACAAAACTTCGGCACATCGCGACAGGTAGATGGATCGGTTGCCCACATTTCAATGAGCTGCCCCTCCAACACTTCGCGCACCGCTTTGTGCAACAACATTACCGGCTCTGGGCAGTACAAACCACACGCGTTAATTAAGTGGTCAGAAGGGGAAAGTTCAGACATAAGCATCCGTCAGCAAGATTTGTCTGCATTCTGCCCAATGCACCCCTCGTGTACAATGCAGCCTGTTTTTTTGATTCAGCAAAAGCCTTCTGGAGTTCAGCATGTTCAGCAAAGATGTCACGATTGCCTCGTTTGATCCCGCTCTGTGGAATGCCATTCAAAGCGAGCAAAAACGACAGGAAGATCACATCGAGCTGATCGCCTCTGAAAACTACGCCAGCCCCGCAGTGATGGCAGCACAAGGCTCAGAGCTGACCAACAAATACGCCGAAGGCTACCCGACCAAACGCTACTACGGCGGCTGTGAATTTGTGGATGTGGTGGAGCAGCTCGCCATCGACCGCGCCAAGCAATTGTTCGGCGCCGATTACGCCAATGTGCAGCCGCACTCCGGCAGCCAAGCCAACGCAGCGGTTTACATGGCGCTGTGCAAACCGGGCGATACAGTGCTCGGCATGTCACTCGCTCACGGTGGTCACTTGACCCACGGCGCAGGCGTGAACTTCTCCGGCAAGATTTATCAATCTGTGCAATACGGTTTGGATCCCGCCACTGGCTTGATCGACTACGCCGAACTCGAACGCCTCGCTATCGAACACAAACCCAAAATGATCGTCGCCGGTTTTTCTGCCTACTCCGGCATTCTGGACTTCCCACGCTTCCGCGAAATCGCCGACAAAGTGGGTGCGTATTTGTTTGTCGATATGGCGCATGTCGCCGGTTTGATCGCCGCTGGCATTTATCCCAACCCAGTGCCGTTTGCCGATGTGGTCACAACGACTACGCACAAAACCCTGCGCGGCCCTCGCGGTGGTTTGATTCTCGCGCGCAAAAATGAAGAGTTGGAAAAAAAATTGAATTCTGCCGTGTTCCCTGGCCAGCAGGGTGGCCCGTTGATGCATGTGATTGCCGCCAAAGCAGTGTGCTTCCAAGAAGCGCTGCAACCCGCGTTCAAAACCTATCAACAACAAGTGTTAGCCAACGCCAAAGCCATGGCATCCACCGTCATTGCACGCGGCTACCAAGTGGTGTCTGGCGGCACGGAAAACCATTTATTTTTGCTGTCGCTGACCGACAAAAACATCACCGGCAAAGAAGTTGACGCTGCACTCGGTCAGGCAATATCACTGTCAACAAAAATGCCAAAGCCGAACGACCCGCGCCCACCGATGGTCACTTCGGGCACCCGTATCGCATCACCTGCACCACACGCGGCTTTGCGAAGCGGAACGCCGCTAAACCCGCCAACTGGATTTGCGATATTTTCGACGCGATGGAAAAAGGCAATGCCGAAGCAACGATTGACGCCAGCGCGAAGTATCTGCCAAAGCAGCATCCATGTATCGCCATAATTTGTTAGTGGAAGAATTGGGAGAAACCCGCCATCTCAGCTGCAAAAGGTGGAACAAAGCGTAATGCAGGTTTATGAGGTGGCAGACTTAATCCACACCACTAAACGTAAAAACCGCCCGATAGAAACCCTGCAAATGAAGTGGATTATATTCGCCTCCAAACGATCTGAACAGGTATAAAGCAATGGCGCGTGTACTTGATCAACCCATCGCATGTACCCAGCCATAGTGGCAGCAAGGGAGCAATCACCAATCCGGTATTTCCACGCTCGGCCTAGCCACCACAGCCGCCAGTGCTATGCAGCACGGTCATCAGGTTAAAATCTTTGACTTATCATATGTCGTATAACTTCTGAACACAAAGACAAGATCTTCAATTACAAGCCAGATGTGATCGGCATCACCGCTACAACAACACCTTCTATGGAACCAGGTTACGCGATATCAGTCATTGGGCCAGCGAAATTCTTCCGTTCAGCGTGCTAACATATGGCGTCACGTAAGCTTGACCACCGCCAGTGAGTCGCTATGGAGTCCCACTTGATGCTGCATTTGTTTGCTGTAGCTTTGATATCTCCTTCGTGCAGGAATATTGTGACGGTGTGCCCCCAAAAGATATTAAAGGCCTGTACTACAGAAACGGCGAAGAAATTCTATTTACAGGGATGCGCACACCTATTGCGAATCTAGATGACTTACCACTACCCGCCTGGGAACTGTATGATAAAGAAATCTATCGGAAACACGGTTCACGACTATACGGTCTGCCATCAACCAGTAGCCATGCTGAATTTTCACGCGGCTGTGTTTACAAATGTGACTACTGCGCCAGCAAGATGACCAGATGGAAGCGTTAGGTTATCGAAAAAATCTCCGGAACGCCAGCCGTGAAACTGAAAACCAGACTTCGGTCAAAGCGGTTCCGGTCGATGACATTTTCACTAGACCAAGAACGTCGTCATGTTTGTGATGCACTTATTGCTGCCGGCGTGAATATCGCCTGACTTGTACAAACGGCATCCACGTTGAGCGCTGACGACCTTTAAAAATTACAGCGCCGGCTGTTACCGGGTGCCTCTTGGCTTCGAGTCAGGTAATGACGAAACACTTCGCTCGTCGGCAAAGAGGAAAAATACAGAGTTGGGCAACAGGCTGCGGCAATTGCCATAAAAATGCAAGCTAGAAACCAGTGGTTTTTTCATGCTTGGTCTACGCAGACATCTTCTGAAGAAACCGTATGGAGGATACTGAAGAACCATTTAAGAAGAATGCACTCTTGGAATGATTAAATTTGGTAGAACCGTAGCATTTCCAGGAAATTAGAAATGTTCAATCGTTATCATGCACAAGGCATTATCCAATCCTATACAACTGATGGATTATTACACTACTTCGAATGATCTGTTTACACACAATACCCTTGTCGAGAGACCGTGGCTCAATACACTCAAATAGCTTATAAAAGAGCCGTTTTATTCAATGCCAATCATTTGGCGGCGGCTTGACACATCGATTGAGGACAGGCGCTATTTTC encodes:
- the gloA gene encoding lactoylglutathione lyase, translated to MRLLHTMLRVTDLPRSIAFYTDVLGMRLLRQQDYPDGQFTLAFLGYGAESETTVIELTYNWGVHSYEMGNAYGHIAIAVDDVQAAVDAMRAKGANILREPGPMKAGTTVLAFLEDPDGYRIELLAKH
- the tusA gene encoding sulfurtransferase TusA, translating into MSELSPSDHLINACGLYCPEPVMLLHKAVREVLEGQLIEMWATDPSTCRDVPKFCHFLGHELLVQTQEGDQYRYVIRKIVKEV